Part of the Armatimonadota bacterium genome is shown below.
AGACCTTCTGAGCAGAGCGCGAATTCGGGCAAGTAGTTCGGTCGTGGAAAACGGCTTGGTCAGGTAGTCATCTGCTCCAATGTCTAGTGCAGCAGCCTTTTCGGTATCGCTGCCGATCACCGACAACATTAGGATCGGACCCTCATACCAATTGCGAAGCTCCTGACAGACCTCGGTTCCCTTGAGACCCGGCATGGCCATATCGAGGATCACCAGGTCGGGCGGGTTGTCAATCGCAAGGTCAATGGCTTCGTCTCCATTTACGGCAAGGACAATGTCATACTTGCGGGCGGTGAGTATCGACTTCAGCGCCCTGCGAATCTGCTCCTCATCATCCACGACAAGTATTTTTGGGCTTTTCTCGGGTGCGCTCATTGTTACTCTGGAACCTCTTCAAGCGGAAGCGAGATCACAAATCGCGCTCCATGTGGGATCACATCCTCGACCCATATCCTGCCGCCATGAAAACGCACTATTTCACGGGTTACTGCAAGTCCCAAACCGGTACCGGAGGCAGATCGGGATGAGGACTCGCCTCGATAGAACTTCTCGAATATCTTCTCGCGTTCGTCAGGTCGGATTCCCAGGCCCCGGTCTTCGACCCATATCCTGAGCAAGCTGTCTTCGACTGAAGCGCCCATCCGAACGGGACTGTCCTGTGGAGAGTATGCGAGCGCGTTCGTAAGCAAGTTCTCCACGGCTCTCGCCATCTGCGTGAAGTCTACGCAGACCATAGGCAGGGAGTCTGGCAGCGAGACCATGACTCTCGACTTCTGCTTT
Proteins encoded:
- a CDS encoding response regulator transcription factor, whose product is MSAPEKSPKILVVDDEEQIRRALKSILTARKYDIVLAVNGDEAIDLAIDNPPDLVILDMAMPGLKGTEVCQELRNWYEGPILMLSVIGSDTEKAAALDIGADDYLTKPFSTTELLARIRALLRRSAARITSPPVIMTGDLEIDIAKRTVKSLGEEIELTRMEFDILAYLAQNADRVVTSKMLLEKVWGPEYAEDAQTLRVHISHLRKKIEPRPSSPRYILTETGVGFRFAAS